The Acetobacteroides hydrogenigenes genome has a segment encoding these proteins:
- a CDS encoding OsmC family protein, translating to MKRKATAKWNGNGLEGKGALTSTSGVLSNTPYGFAARFKDEEGKSGTNPEELIAAAHAGCFTMALSFQIAGAGFTADELVTDAVVSLDQGEGGFSITGITLKLTGKVSGMSEEKFVELANAAKAGCPISRALSAVPITLEAKFIK from the coding sequence ATGAAACGTAAAGCAACCGCCAAATGGAATGGCAACGGATTAGAAGGTAAAGGCGCATTAACCTCTACAAGTGGAGTCTTAAGTAACACCCCTTACGGCTTCGCGGCACGCTTTAAGGATGAAGAGGGTAAATCGGGAACCAACCCCGAGGAGCTAATTGCTGCAGCACATGCGGGCTGCTTTACCATGGCCCTAAGCTTTCAGATTGCGGGTGCCGGGTTTACTGCCGACGAGCTGGTAACCGATGCGGTTGTTAGCTTAGATCAGGGAGAGGGCGGCTTTAGCATAACCGGAATTACCCTAAAGCTTACCGGAAAGGTTTCGGGCATGAGCGAGGAGAAGTTCGTAGAGCTGGCAAACGCAGCTAAGGCGGGTTGCCCCATCTCTAGAGCGTTGAGCGCAGTGCCAATTACCCTCGAGGCAAAATTTATTAAGTAA
- a CDS encoding M28 family metallopeptidase has translation MKKRIIVALCSLLALSAHSQSVPLKQKASADSLKKTLTFLASDSLKGRASGSPEQVVAANFIAKSFMRYGLEGASNKSDNPFYHPFYLVNYRFPTDYKILIKEANHSISPYTDMHIVSAQKIHNQCFTPFLGNIDSIKTNFLKVIPSTTLDDGIAQVSRSISEQPSIKSYMLVLSKEQQKAYNKDRMTLQFSQGALVNEKGDTLLMGYYKETIPLNKNTCYTHALSFVKRNPGITLFISNEQVLKSLFSDTTIAIGTASNTTKVGRSIEVNGTAVPDRLRFRKVANVVAKIEGTSKKDEVIFVSAHFDHIGILRTKKNEGAKADTICNGADDNGSGTSAIMEVARLFGEAQKQGFRPQRTIVFTAFSGEEAGLLGSKAIMELPIVPLDRIKADVNLDMVGRTDSEHTEWDMYAYTIPLVDSLALQKNIDIAAKLAKIDLSVEFNSRDKELWRNGSDHASFTEKNIPAVAITTGMHPDYHQPSDEVDKINFKRLERIATFAYYLVWELANQ, from the coding sequence ATGAAAAAAAGAATAATCGTGGCTCTATGCAGCTTATTAGCCCTTTCAGCGCATTCACAATCCGTCCCACTTAAGCAGAAGGCATCGGCCGATAGCCTTAAAAAAACGCTAACATTTCTTGCATCCGACAGCCTAAAAGGGCGTGCATCAGGTAGCCCAGAGCAAGTGGTTGCCGCCAACTTTATCGCCAAGTCCTTTATGCGGTATGGGCTTGAGGGGGCATCCAACAAAAGCGACAATCCCTTTTACCACCCATTCTACCTAGTTAACTACAGATTTCCGACCGACTATAAGATTCTAATAAAAGAAGCTAACCATTCGATTTCGCCCTATACCGATATGCATATTGTATCGGCACAGAAAATACACAACCAATGCTTCACCCCCTTTTTAGGGAATATCGACAGCATTAAAACAAATTTCCTAAAGGTTATTCCCTCTACCACACTCGATGATGGAATTGCCCAAGTAAGCAGAAGCATCAGCGAGCAACCTTCCATCAAAAGCTACATGCTAGTGCTGAGCAAGGAGCAGCAGAAAGCATACAATAAGGATCGGATGACCCTCCAATTCTCGCAAGGCGCATTGGTTAACGAAAAAGGCGACACACTACTGATGGGCTACTACAAAGAGACTATTCCGCTTAATAAGAATACGTGCTACACTCATGCTCTTTCATTCGTTAAAAGGAATCCGGGCATCACCCTATTTATCTCGAACGAGCAAGTGCTAAAAAGCCTGTTCAGCGATACAACTATTGCTATTGGCACAGCGAGCAATACTACCAAAGTTGGGAGGTCTATTGAAGTTAACGGGACAGCTGTTCCGGACAGGCTCCGCTTCCGCAAAGTGGCCAACGTTGTTGCCAAAATTGAGGGAACAAGCAAAAAGGATGAGGTAATCTTTGTGAGCGCCCATTTCGACCATATCGGAATTCTTCGTACGAAAAAGAATGAGGGCGCCAAGGCGGATACCATCTGCAATGGCGCCGACGACAACGGCTCCGGAACCTCGGCCATAATGGAGGTTGCCCGACTATTTGGCGAGGCCCAAAAGCAGGGATTTCGGCCACAACGAACCATTGTTTTTACGGCATTTTCAGGTGAAGAAGCAGGGCTACTTGGATCAAAAGCAATAATGGAACTCCCCATAGTACCGCTCGATAGAATTAAGGCTGACGTTAACCTCGATATGGTTGGCAGAACCGACTCGGAGCATACCGAATGGGACATGTACGCCTACACCATCCCTTTGGTAGACTCATTGGCATTACAAAAGAACATTGACATTGCTGCAAAATTGGCTAAAATTGACTTATCCGTAGAGTTTAATTCGCGCGATAAGGAGCTTTGGAGAAACGGTTCCGACCATGCCTCGTTCACCGAAAAAAACATTCCTGCAGTTGCCATTACCACAGGCATGCATCCCGACTACCATCAGCCTTCTGACGAAGTCGATAAGATCAACTTTAAGCGTTTGGAGCGCATAGCCACCTTTGCCTACTACCTTGTTTGGGAGCTGGCCAACCAGTAG